In the Uranotaenia lowii strain MFRU-FL chromosome 1, ASM2978415v1, whole genome shotgun sequence genome, attgtcaaaattgttaaaattgtcaaaattgtcaaaattgtcaaaattgtcaaaattgtcaaaattgtcaaaattgtcaaaattgtcaaaattgtcaaaattgtcaaaattgtcaaaattgtcaaaattgtcaaaattgtcaaaattgtcaaaattgtcaaaattgtcgaaattgtcaaaattgtcaaaattgtcaaaattgtcaaaattgtcaaaattgtcaaaactgtcaaaattgtcaaaattgtcaaaattgtcaaaattgtcaaaattgtcaaaattgtcaaaattgtcaaaattgttaaaattgtcaaaattgtcaaaattgtcaaaattgcattGAAATCACACAgttcgaagtaaaaaaaaaacattaatcaaaTAAGCCTAATATTGCacagataatttttaaactccGAACCTAAATTTCCGATCAATGAACCCAAGTTTTCGGAATTGCACATACAAATAAAAACTCGGAAAATGGAATCTTGCGGTCACACATAAACAACCTAGTTGAGAGGATTCCAATTGAGCACGAAGTAATTCCGCTGATGTTTACAAATGAGATTCTGTCTGTTTGGTGTatttgtttgtcttttttccCCGGTCTCGCCCCTCGATTTTCCAATAACATGCAACAGAGAAAAAGCGGAAAGTCATTTTCCCAGCGTCCAAGTTCTGAACCTGAGGTTTTTAGGGTCAAAGTAccaattgtaaaatttgttgacATACCAACAATAGCTTTTCAAACCTGTCAAAAAGTTGGCAGTGCTGCCAGTTCAAAAGGTGATGACACCAAGAATTCTAATGGGATGTTGTCTTATGTGATAAAAGGTCCCACCCACTTATTTGAACATATGTTTATCAACGATTGGCAATCTAAACGCAAGGTGGCAGAATCTCTCATGGGATTGCAAGCTTTGGAAAAACGAGCTCGCGAGTCTGAGGACAAATTCGATTGGCTGATGCTTCTACTTTCTACATTCTAAAACAGCCACGAACCGTTCGATATAAAATCCTGTTGTTTGAATTGGGAGCTAACAACAATATACAAAATGGCACACGGAATCTCGTGTGTGGGTGCCCTATTCCCAAAAGTTCATCGGCGACACAGTCGAGTCGAGTCGTGCTGTTTTCTATCTGCGACCGTAGATTTCCCACTTATCTGGGCTCGTTAATCAAAAAGGCCGTCGACGAAAACGACGCAGCCCGGCGGATTTGGGAAGTGCGAAACAAGCTTTATTTATCTGTGCTTATCTGTGCCTTATCTACGCTTTCTAGCTATACTTCAGACTTCGGAGAGAGCATTTCCCAATTTTCGgtggaaaatatcaaaattttatattgccACACTAAAACATAAACTTCCGCAGTTACTGACCGGCTAAATTGAACTAAACCTCGCAGCAATAAATTTTGGTGGCGgccttcggtttttttttctatcttgttTCTCATccaatgacgacgacgacgacgacggtgcTTAGGATTCAATAATGGCAACAGATGGTGCCCGATCGGGacgaaattttggtttttttgcattgttttttttttgtcctcaaCTTTCCACTGGAGAATCTGCCTGAAATCGATACTTCGGACTAGGTTTCACAAGCAAAAAGCTCTTATTGAATTTAAGTTTTCGAATAAACTTAAACGACTGACattgaaagttaaattttaaacattgatgTCAATTTACGTTCAAAATATTTACGTTCAATTTATTATTGTGACATTCTTggtcatttttggaaaaaaattaacattgttGTACCcattttctggcatttttgGGTTAACTCAGTgacatttttgtggaatttatgttgaaattaaGTAACACTTTTGGGACACTAATGGatcatttttgttacatttttgtaacatttttgtgataattgtctgataattttattccattttgtctcattttgttgacatttttgtgaaagttttattgaagttttgttACTACTTGTGACAttcttgtatcatttttgtgacatttttatgACAGACACATGATTCGAATGcttatgacatttttgtaacattttgtgttattttagacatttttatgacattttgaaatcatttttgaaacatttctataacatttttcaaacattttgtgtcattttttttcttgtcaaatttttttttaatttttgttatttatgtttttattgtcatttttgtcatttttgtcatttttgtcatttttgtcatttttgtcatttttgtcatttttgtcatttttgtcatttttgtcatttttgtcatttttgtcatttttgtcatttttgtcatttttgtcatttttgtcatttttgtcatttttgtcatttttgtcatttttgtcatttttgtcatttttgtcatttttgtcatttttgtcatttttgtcatttttgtcatttttgtcatttttgtcatttttgtcatttttgtcatttttgtcatttttgtcatttttgtcatttttgtcatttttgtcatttttgtcatttttgtcatttttgtcatttttgtcatttttgtcatttttgtcatttttgtcatttttgtcatttttgtcatttttgtcatttttgtaatttttgtcatttttgtcatttttgtcatttttgtcatttttgtcatttttgtcatttttgtcatttttgtcatttttgtcatttttgtcatttttgtcatttttgtcatttttgtcatttttgtcatttttgtcatttttgtcatttttgtcatttttgtcatttttgtcatttttgtcatttttgtcatttttgtcatttttgtcatttttgtcatttttgtcatttttgtcatttttgtcatttttatcatttttgtcatttttgtcatttttgtcatttttgtcatttttgtcatttttgtcatttttgtcatttttgtcatttttgtcatttttgtcatttttgtcatttttgtcatttttgtcatgtttgtcatttttgtcatttttgtcatttttgtcatttttgtcatttttgtcatttttgtcatttttgtcatttttgtcatttttgtcatttttgtcatttttgtcatttttgtcatttttgtcatttttgtcatttttgtcatttttgtcatttttgtcatttttgtcatttttgtcatttttgtcatttttgtcatttttgtcatttttgtcatttttgtcatttttgtcatttttgtcatttttgtcatttttgtcatttttgtcatttttgtcatttttgtcatttttgtcatttttgtcatttttgtcatttttgtcatttttgtcatttttgtcatttttgtcatttttgtcatttttgtcatttttgtcatttttgtcatttttgtcatttttgtcatttttgtcatttttgtcatttttgtcatttttgtcatttttgtcatttttgtcatttttgtcatttttgtcatttttgtcatttttgtcatttttgtcatttttgtcatttttgtcatttttgtcatttttgtcatttttgtcatttttgtcatttttgtcatttttgtcatttttgtcatttttgtcatttttgtcatttttgtcatttttgtcattgttgtcatttttgtcatttttgtcatttttgtcatttttgtcatttttgtcatttttgtcatttttgtcattgttgtcatttttgtcatttttgtcatttttgtcatttttgtcatttttgtcatttttgtcatttttgtcatttttgtcatttttgtcatttttgtcatttttgtcatttttgtcatttttgtcatttttgtcatttttgtcatttttgtcatttttgtcatttttgtcatttttgtcatttttgtcatttttgtcatttttgtcatttttgtcatttttgtcatttttgtcatttttgtcatttttgtcatttttgtcatttttgtcatttttgtcatttttgtcatttttgtcatttttgtcatttttgtcatttttgtcatttttgtcatttttgtcatttttgtcatttttgtcatttttgtcatttttgtcatttttgtcatttttgtcatttttgtcatttttgtcatttttgtcatttttgtcatttttgtcatttttgtcatttttgtcatttttgtcatttttgtcatttttgtcatttttgtcatttttgtcatttttgtcatttttgtcatttttgtcatttttgtcatttttgtcatttttgtcatttttgtcatttttgtcatttttgtcatttttgtcatttttgtcatttttgtcatttttgtcatttttgtcatttttgtcatttttgtcatttttgtcatttttgtcatttttgtcatttttgtcatttttgtcatttttgtcatttttgtcatttttgtcatttttgtcatttttgtcacttttgtcatttgtgtcatttgtgtcatttttgtcatttttgtcatttttgtcatttttgtcatttttgtcatttttgtcatttttgtcatttttgtcatttttgtcatttttgtcatttttgtcatttttgtcatttttgtcatttttgtcatttttgtcatttttgtcatttttgtcatttttgtcatttttgtcatttttgtcatttttgtcatttttgtcatttttgtcatttttgtcatttttgtcatttttgtcatttttgtcatgtttgtcatttttgtcatttttgtcatttttgtcatttttgtcatttttgtcatttttgtcatttttgtcatttttgtcatttttgtcatttttgtcatttttgtcatttttgtcatttttgtcatttttgtcatttttgtcatttttgtcatttttgtcatttttgtcatttttgtcatttttgtcatttttgtcatttttgtcatttttgtcatttttgtcatttttggcttttttgtcatttgtgtcatttttgtcatttttgtcaattttgtcatttttgtcatttttgtcatttttgtcatttttgtcatttttgtcatttttgtcattttttgtcatttttgtcatttttgtcatttttgtcatttttgtcatttttgtcatttttgtcatttttgtcatttttgtcatttttgtcatttttgtcatttttgtcatttttgtcatttttgtcatttttgtcatttttgtcatttttgtcatttttgtcatttttgtcatttttgtcatttttgtcatttttgtcatttttgtcatttttgtcatttttgtcatttttgtcatttttgtcatttttgtcatttttgtcatttttgtcatttttgtcatttttgtcatttttgtcatttttgtcatttttgtcatttttgtcatttttgtcatttttgtcatttttgtcatttttgtcatttttgtcatttttgtcatttttgtcatttttgtcatttttgtcatttttgtcatttttgtcatttttgtcatttttgtcatttttgtcatttttgtcatttttgtcatttttgtcatttttgtcatttttgtcatttttgtcatttttgtcatttttgtcatttttgtcatttttgtcatttttgtcatttttgtcatttttgtcatttttgtcatttttgtcatttttgtcatttttgtcatttttgtcatttttgtcatttttgtcatttttttcatttttgtcatttttgtcatttttgtcatttttgtcatttttgtcatttttgtcatttttgtcatttttgtcatttttgtcatttatgtcatttttgtcatttttgtcatttttgtcatttttgtcatttttgtcatttttgtcatttttgtcatttttgtcatttttgtcatttttgtcatttttgtcatttttgtcattcttgtcatatttgtcatttttgtcatttttgtcatttttgtcatttttatcactttgatcatttttgtaatttttgtattttttgtattttttgtaatttttgttatttttgtaatttttgaaatttttgaaatttttgtcattttttaattttttgtcatttttgtcatttttgtcatttttgtcatttttgtcatttttgtcatttttgtcatttttgtcatttttgtaatttttgtcatttttgtcatttttgtcatttttgtcatttttgtcatttttgtcatttttgtcatttttgtcatttttgtcatttttgtcatttttgtcatttttgtcatttttgtcatttttgtcatttttgtcatttttgtcattttttgtcatttttgtcatttttgtcatttttgtgttttttgtaatttttgtcatttatgtcatttttatcattttttgtcatttttatcactttgatcatttttgtaatttttgtattttttgtattttttgtaatttttgttatttttgtaatttttgaaatttttgaaatttttgtcattttttaattttttgtcatttttgtcatttttgtcatttttgtcatttttgtcatttttgtcatttttgtcatttttgtcatttttgtaatttttgtcatttttgtcatttttgtcatttttgtcatttttgtcatttttgtcatttttgtcatttttgtcatttttgtcatttttgtcatttttgtcatttttgtcatttttgtcatttttgtcatttttgtcatttttgtcattttttgtcatttttgtcatttttgtcatttttgtgttttttgtaatttttgtcatttatgtcatttttatcattttttgtcatttttgtccttctttataatttttggaattattgttattttgtgCACTTCTTTTTTGCcagtattgttatttttttcacttttgtcattcttgttatttctgtcattcttatcattctctcaattttgtcatttctgtcatttttcggcagttttgaatcgattttcacaatttttataactttgccaattttcaaaattcgaaaaaaaccaacaatttcacaaaatttaatatcTTAACAatttggaaagttttgacacttttgaaaatttatcatttctcatcaattctgaaaatttttggaatttttacctattctaaacatttttatttgaacaaattttaaaatttttgcttattttgatagtttttaaatttttgaaattttcagaatttttgtcaatttcgccaGTTTTGACAGTTAAGActattttgacgtttttgttcattttggtaatttgttcaattttgaacattttgttgaattgtgtttatttgacaattttgtttagtttgaaaattttatcgattttaaaatttcaaacagttcaaacaattttgacaattttcataatttatcagAATCTTTATGTTTGTGGCACTTTTGACAactgtgacaattttgacaaatatgaattaattgactatttatttaaaattataataattgaaaatgttgGTTATTTTGGGAATTGAGGCAATTTGAAACatgttcaataatttgaaattttgacaattgtgaaaACGTGAAAATTACCGAAATCATcgaaattttcattacttttgataaattttataatttggaGGATATTGACGATTTTggaaatgtttttaattatgaaaaattgaaaacaaaaaagagaaTAATTTTGATAGTTGTGACTTCGGTTTTTAACGATTTCAACAAGTctgacaattttatcatttttataattttgattattataaCAATTTCGAACATTTGGTGgacgtttttcaaaattttgacattgtttgcaatgtttttttttaaggatttttataattttgacaattattacttattttgacattatttttccTACTTTAATGTGGACGACTTTACATTTTCGACCGTTTTAAGAACTCtgctaattttgacaattgtgtcAAGTTTGCTATAtccgaatttcaaaatttttgacaaatttgaaagtgTGGAATTTAAACTGTTAtagtttgaattgaattttcattaccgttattaaaattttgagtcatCACTCAAATTTTGGATAGCGACAAGCGACAATCCATTGATCAATTTCGTTTGTCATATTTCCAGAACCGCGTTTACTCATGCCAGATTCACAACGATTCTATTTTTCTATCAATTGGTTATCCATCACATCTCCCCACGCCACCGGTCACCGCGGAAAAGCAAAGGCACTCGATTGATCCTCTACAGGTAAGCCATGGTCATGCCATTGGCAATGACGTCAGCTCAAATTTTGGCGTCACGATCATAAATTACAGCTGTCCATTTCCTACAGTTTGAACCGGGAAAAAACGTaccacagcaagaaaaaaacatcaacccGTGGGAAGTGCAAAAATACATTCCCCTAGCACCGAAATCTCCAGGAGTCCGCAACGagagtgaaaaaaatcatctcttcCCAAATCAAAGAAGACCAACGTCAAACGGGTCCGGGCTTTCTCAACCTGCTGTCCTGTCCTTCCTTTCGCCGGGATTTCCGCTTCCAGGGATCAGCAAATAACTAGCCGTATACATATTACGTAACAGGCATTATGAATTGAgggaacagcaaaaaaaaaacaaccgagAAAACGCATCTCCCTCTAAGGAGCTGAGCTAAGCTGAACAGGCGATGCCTTGAAGGGAAAATCGAAACCCTGAGACTTGTGGCAATCCGCTctttcgaagctgcgctgctgccatctggggtagtacgatgaggcgtgagcaacattctgggtgaacgacaaattatagacaactttacattgcttcgagttaagttttcataaatccaaatgattttgaaaaaaaaacactcctttgaaaaattggagtttgttttcaagtaaatttaaataaattagcctgataggagagtcaattctatctgatagttccattttaaaatagtcagtcggtcagagaaaactaacatggggccgttcagataccacctggacaacttaggggggaggagggggtatggaaatgtccacggagtggggggtaggggtttgggtaatgtccacgtggacatacttactttataaatattttctaaaggtgaataaatattaagatgttttaatccaaatcttaaaattgcaaatctttccagtttaagtttaagcaactagtagccacttgaaagcaagctataaatatgataattttgaaattaataataattataattattacaaattagattaaaaaaaacaatttcaaatctgtccacgtggacatccggggaggNNNNNNNNNNNNNNNNNNNNNNNNNNNNNNNNNNNNNNNNNNNNNNNNNNNNNNNNNNNNNNNNNNNNNNNNNNNNNNNNNNNNNNNNNNNNNNNNNNNNNNNNNNNNNNNNNNNNNNNNNNNNNNNNNNNNNNNNNNNNNNNNNNNNNNNNNNNNNNNNNNNNNNNNNNNNNNNNNNNNNNNNNNNNNNNNNNNNNNNNNNNNNNNNNNNNNNNNNNNNNNNNNNNNNNNNNNNNNNNNNNNNNNNNNNNNNNNNNNNNNNNNNNNNNNNNNNNNNNNNNNNNNNNNNNNNNNNNNNNNNNNNNNNNNNNNNNNNNNNNNNNNNNNNNNNNNNNNNNNNNNNNNNNNNNNNNNNNNNNNNNNNNNNNNNNNNNNNNNNNNNNNNNNNNNNNNNNNNNNNNNNNNNNNNNNNNNNNNNNNNNNNNNNNNNNNNNNNNNNNNNNNNNNNNNNNNNNNNNNNNNNNNNNNNNNNNNNNNNNNNNNNNNNNNNNNNNNNNNNNGAGGTTCGCTTGGTTtccacgactatcgtgcgctccgtCTCTGCTCGAGACCACTGCTAGAGACCAATGAGCTCTCCTTTAATATTTGAGATCTTGactccgcttggtttggctcgaggccctctcctctttgcctgTCCGTGTGTCGGCCGAGAGCAGCTTATTCTAGACTCGCGCATGTCACAGCACACGttcggggctttacgaaactcTTCGGATCATTCCCGGcaaagacgtcatcctacaccgactcgagtgactcacccgccggcgacgtgaagtcactctacccgagagtattccacggcgtgaatactcttcgCCTTACTGTGGTGTAATTGCGTGGTTAGTCCGTTAATCAACGAGCACAGATCAGTTTATTGGagaatgttgctgaagacagtTGCACTTCAGGTTAGTGCTGACTGGAGTTCGGCGGAATCGGCCCTGAGGACGCGGGATAAAAACAGCCGGTTACGACACCTACGAGTTcaactgcgaagaaggtcatgtcttatcatCGCAGCTTCCGTTGTAGGAGCTCGTGCTAGTCAGATACTTCGCGACGGTAACGCTGGAGGTATCCTACCAAGGGAATctagagagaattctttgcatttggagtgttaatcatcaaaattccacaactgcttcacaaattacAACATTTAGCAACAATTAGCAccttttcactctctctgagcactggtttctctcattttaattcaaaccttctaattttctctaacaaattgccacaaattaccacaaattaccacaaattcaatcattggctgcacaatttgtgtgatcattgacgaattttcatCCTTCATTTTAGTTCCCCGTATCCTACAGACGCACGCGACGTACcaggcagctcggcatacgcggaaggtaaagtcttatctttgtatgcttcaCTGCTAGGTTCGGACGCAAATTACTCAGATGATCCCcaacgaaggagtcaccctacaccggtcACGGACTAGTGTTGATTCCAACTCCTCTTCAGGGCgatcatgatccgggtgaacccatcgctgaccacgtgCCAAGTGTTCACAGCCTTACACATCCTTCGCAcaatgttgtcggctgtcgtgtctggtccgcgggcggcaagcatgttagtgcgtaccccttcgaacctcggacagttgaacactcaacTGTGTCACCACAGATTGGGCACAAAATCGcgaggccacgtgtccaaaccaaTGGCGGTACTGTATGGTGGTACACATAAAGAACTgcgtcatgcagaaatccatcTCTCAATGTCTCCGTTCCATCCAAAATccgacgttagggatcaagcAATGGGTCCACCGGCCGCGTTCCGAGCTTTCCCACTGGTGCTGCTAGCTGGACATCGAGGtttctctggcatgtttccacACATCGAGCATATGCCTGTactcgtagcagaagatatcttcctccaacaagaccgagatgggcataacccccgccacaacatcagctgCTACCGACGACACTGTTAGGTATGCGACAATGACAATGCGAAAATGACAattcgcaggttcatcagccgctgcacgctGCAGAGTTTCAGCAGATAACACCGCCTGCTCAAAGCTGCCGCTCCGTACCACAGAATGGATGAGGTCACGCTGCAGAGGATCGCCGAAttgttcgacatggcccgcGAGAGGGCTGCTGTCACAATTGCCGCTCTTTTGCAGGCGTAGTCAACGTGGGTCGTAAAACTCAGCCGGTTGTCGTTCATCGCCCCTAGCACGTTACGCGAGCCTGTGCAATACGATTAGtccggttgttgttgttgttccctcaacctttgcggccagcttgaagatgttctcctcaacagCAGCTGTCGGTTTGAgtcattcaaattaaataacGTATATGAATATGTTGATAACGGATATGAACCGAATGTTGTGAGAGTCCGTTCGCAGTAGCATACGAATAGTGTTTTTCGGAGAAGATGCTTCTCATGATTTGAGAATGTATAGGTATCGTATCCTGTCTTGCTGTGTGAGGCCTTTGAGCGTCGTTTTTGAATGTCTTTGAGGAGGAAATGGGTGATAATTTCAGTCACTGCATAGTCTTCTGTCGTGATCTTGTCGATTTTTTTGATATATaattttctaaatcagtgcAAGTATTTGAACCGGAGTCTCAAGTAGGTCAGAGGTGGCGGTTTGGAACCTTGCCTAGTTTATCATCCATTCATCAATATCGACATTGCTGCTTGTTCTGGGATCCTCCTTTCTTGTCATGGGATTCTGGTATTTGCATGCCAAAAACTTCAGGAAAGTTGCTTACAAATCACGCGCATTacttttttacgcggtatgaaATCCACCGTTAACATATAGGACCTGGAATATTTTCGCTTAAAAACGTGTTGATCCGCGAGAGCTGTGTAGAAGAACCAATCAAAAATCCGTGTAAAAAGCcgtgtttgaaaaactgagcaaaatcaaccgagttaaaaaaaaccatagtgTTTTAAGTCTGTCTTAGTAGTTTTAATCCTCAAGAAGAATTGATCATCTCTGAAATCCTCAAAGGTACCACTCCTGTGAGGTGATCTCTAGGTCTAAAATAAGGGATTTCACGGGAAAACTTACACTAAAAGCTCCTCTTTATGTCATTCCAGTTCCCTCTGAAGCATCCCGCCCAAGGAGCAGCCCTTAACGGTCACCATCGACaccaccaccatcatcatcaccatcacctAAACGGCAAACGTCGTATCGCTAACGGTCACTGCCCCAATGGCAACGGTTTACTGCTGCTCCCCCCGAACTCGAACCAAACCTCACCACACCTTTCGCCAAGCCACGAAGACCATCACCAGCATCAGCACCACCCGCAACACAACAGCTACTATCCCGGCGATAACCCGGACCAGCACCGGCAGTACCTGCTCATGGCCGCAACTCCAACAACGACGGCCACCACCACACCCCAGCACCTTCAGGTGACCCAGATCACGCTGACGGCCACAACGACGACCACCTCGTCCGGGTTCTGCACTTCTTCCGGCGGAACCGGAACCATCAGCGGCGGCACCACCGGAGGTGGACGATCCGGGAGCATTTGACAGTACGAGGACGATCTCCTTCATGGGGACGTAACCTGTTGCTCTAGGAGTCGCTGCGGAAGTTCCTCATCCATCAGCAGCGGATTCGGGGGTGGCGAAGTCGACAAAGGAATAACCCCGGAGGTCGATCTTGCTCTTAACGTGGGAACACCGGAACCCGTTGATGTTTGAGGACGGAACATTTGTAGTGTTCCACTTTAACTAGCACCAATCGAAGAATCAGCGATACATAACTACACCCGGGAAAAGTTACGAGCGGTAGCGTGACTTGACCTAACGCATACATTCACACACACCAGAATCGTTGCCGGATTATACGATT is a window encoding:
- the LOC129758417 gene encoding uncharacterized protein LOC129758417, translating into MNDNRLSFTTHVDYACKRAAIVTAALSRAMSNNSAILCSVTSSILWYGAAALSRRCYLLKLCSISSATSTGICSMCGNMPEKPRCPASSTSGKARNAAGGPIA